Proteins from one Oscillatoria nigro-viridis PCC 7112 genomic window:
- a CDS encoding S-layer homology domain-containing protein: MLVSIFLAIGLVQGVPMAVQSQQIIDPIDRVVSAGLMNKDATGNFNAEGLVSRADLAMILVKTFGLERRKTAQKPDREVPDVPKSYWAYSAIQTALKTGTMSGYRDGMFFPNQRVTRAEALAIFAQAYGVFQFPDPSVSEILAKYPDAGKIPNWARKSLATALYEGFVNVDLATNKINPLKPMTRGDIAYALSKYLERQVRPTSLPVPNEEPPDRGVGR; the protein is encoded by the coding sequence ATGTTAGTGAGTATTTTTTTGGCGATCGGGCTAGTGCAAGGAGTCCCAATGGCGGTTCAATCTCAACAAATAATTGACCCGATCGATCGGGTTGTGAGTGCAGGATTGATGAATAAAGATGCAACTGGCAATTTTAATGCTGAGGGTCTTGTCAGTCGCGCCGATTTGGCGATGATTTTAGTGAAAACTTTTGGTTTGGAACGGCGGAAAACTGCTCAGAAACCGGATCGGGAAGTGCCGGACGTACCGAAGAGTTACTGGGCTTACAGCGCGATTCAAACTGCTTTGAAAACGGGAACGATGAGTGGATATCGCGACGGAATGTTTTTTCCAAATCAAAGGGTGACTCGCGCTGAAGCTTTGGCGATTTTTGCTCAAGCTTACGGGGTTTTTCAGTTTCCAGATCCCAGCGTTTCCGAGATTTTAGCTAAGTATCCCGATGCAGGCAAAATTCCTAATTGGGCTAGAAAGTCTCTGGCTACTGCACTTTATGAAGGGTTTGTTAATGTCGATCTCGCAACTAATAAGATTAATCCTTTGAAGCCGATGACTCGTGGGGATATCGCTTACGCTTTGAGCAAGTATTTGGAGCGGCAAGTAAGGCCCACTTCTTTGCCTGTCCCGAACGAGGAGCCTCCCGATCGCGGCGTGGGAAGGTGA